The Chthonomonas sp. genome includes a window with the following:
- a CDS encoding RDD family protein, translating into MIHEVAVLTPEKVSLSYRVARAGSRIQAHLLDLLIFGALVWVCTFALGALGMEFVVSLLQRFGLFLPFIFFILTEGLWNGNTLGKKAMKIRVVMTDGTPLTFRAAVYRNFLRPADFLPAFYTFGLISMFINPRGQRLGDIAADTMVIHTGNEKPIFEVSPHKMGIHPLEQHVGELRSMSLEEYVALKRLADRFPQLSPQYQAKLLETVWEPFRVRSQISHLDGVHDVYLIEAVVMKFGRLHKLV; encoded by the coding sequence GTGATTCACGAGGTCGCCGTACTCACTCCCGAGAAGGTGTCGCTATCTTACCGGGTGGCCCGCGCGGGAAGCCGTATTCAGGCGCATTTGCTGGACCTCCTGATCTTTGGTGCACTTGTTTGGGTCTGTACGTTCGCCTTAGGCGCTCTGGGCATGGAGTTCGTGGTTTCGCTCCTGCAAAGGTTCGGATTGTTCTTGCCATTCATTTTCTTTATCCTGACCGAGGGGCTCTGGAACGGCAACACGCTCGGGAAGAAGGCGATGAAGATCCGCGTCGTGATGACCGATGGAACGCCGCTCACATTCCGCGCGGCGGTCTACCGAAACTTCCTCCGGCCAGCCGACTTCCTGCCCGCGTTCTATACTTTCGGGCTCATCTCGATGTTTATCAATCCGAGAGGCCAGAGACTTGGCGATATTGCCGCGGATACCATGGTCATCCACACCGGGAACGAAAAGCCGATCTTCGAAGTCTCGCCGCACAAGATGGGTATCCACCCGCTGGAACAGCACGTGGGCGAGCTCCGCTCGATGAGCTTGGAAGAGTACGTGGCGCTGAAACGACTTGCCGATCGGTTCCCGCAACTCAGCCCGCAATACCAAGCCAAGCTGCTGGAAACGGTCTGGGAGCCGTTCCGCGTACGCTCGCAGATCTCGCATCTGGACGGAGTGCACGACGTCTATCTGATTGAGGCTGTGGTCATGAAATTCGGACGTTTACACAAGCTCGTGTGA
- the recF gene encoding DNA replication/repair protein RecF, with the protein MLKTLAIRDFRNYEEAHIELSAGLNLVYGQNAQGKTNLLEAIALISTAQLLRGHRDAEAIRHGCEEARIRGELVEHSTTVEVQLRRGVRKRALLNDMGLSRAADLLGRLPTVTFTTRDLEVLRGEPSERRLFVDLALSQLSAGYLRHLAHYRRAVDQRNALLKMAQEQTVESESFEVWEAELCEHGAALRELRHDYVRRLAGEATGFHRQLANGEILGVVYMPKDPGATPDELSAAYRHHRSVEIHRGATQIGPHRDDIYFTINELEIKLYGSQGQQRSAMIALKMAGLAVARQILRASPILLLDDIFSDLDKHRRSNLIQLGLEHGGQVCITCTEPEQAGEDLMKQARHFEVRQGVVSQR; encoded by the coding sequence ATGCTGAAGACCCTGGCGATCCGCGACTTCCGGAACTACGAAGAGGCCCACATTGAGCTGAGTGCGGGGCTCAACCTCGTCTACGGTCAGAACGCCCAAGGGAAAACCAACCTCCTGGAGGCCATCGCGCTCATCTCGACGGCGCAGCTGCTACGAGGCCACCGGGACGCCGAAGCCATTCGCCATGGGTGCGAAGAGGCGAGGATCCGAGGCGAGCTGGTGGAGCACTCGACCACCGTAGAGGTTCAACTCAGGCGAGGCGTTCGCAAGCGAGCTCTTTTGAACGACATGGGTTTGAGCCGCGCGGCGGACTTGCTCGGACGGCTACCGACCGTGACATTCACGACTCGAGACCTGGAGGTCCTCCGCGGAGAACCGTCAGAAAGGCGTCTGTTCGTCGATTTGGCGCTCTCCCAGCTCTCGGCGGGGTATCTCAGGCATTTGGCTCACTATCGCCGGGCAGTGGACCAGAGAAACGCTTTGCTGAAGATGGCACAAGAGCAGACGGTGGAGTCCGAGTCGTTTGAGGTCTGGGAGGCAGAACTGTGCGAGCACGGTGCCGCATTGCGAGAGCTGCGCCACGACTACGTACGTCGGCTCGCAGGCGAAGCAACCGGCTTCCATCGCCAATTGGCGAATGGCGAAATCCTCGGGGTGGTCTACATGCCGAAAGACCCTGGGGCGACGCCCGATGAGCTCAGTGCTGCTTACCGGCACCATCGGAGCGTGGAGATCCACCGAGGGGCGACTCAGATCGGACCCCATCGGGATGATATCTACTTTACGATCAATGAGTTAGAGATCAAGTTGTACGGATCACAGGGTCAGCAGCGGAGCGCAATGATCGCTTTGAAGATGGCGGGGCTGGCGGTTGCAAGACAGATCTTGCGCGCGTCACCGATCCTTTTGCTCGATGACATATTCTCGGATTTGGATAAACACCGCCGGTCGAACTTGATTCAATTGGGACTCGAACATGGCGGCCAAGTCTGCATTACTTGTACGGAACCAGAGCAGGCGGGCGAAGATTTGATGAAGCAAGCCCGGCATTTTGAGGTACGACAAGGTGTGGTGTCACAGCGATGA
- a CDS encoding DUF721 domain-containing protein produces MRRLSDLLALSVDRPEVLRASRAQPIVRRWKEFAGPVLGERCVPDRYDHGTLWIAAKGNAWEQELRFQKDRILAMMNEAAGEELFTQMRIGTRPPRRDWEAAPDPLKD; encoded by the coding sequence ATGAGACGGCTTTCCGATCTGCTCGCACTTTCGGTCGATCGGCCCGAGGTGCTAAGGGCGAGCCGCGCGCAACCCATTGTGCGGCGATGGAAGGAGTTTGCCGGACCCGTCTTGGGCGAGCGTTGCGTCCCAGATCGGTACGACCATGGGACACTTTGGATTGCGGCCAAAGGAAACGCTTGGGAGCAGGAGTTGCGATTTCAGAAGGACCGCATCCTGGCGATGATGAACGAGGCAGCGGGCGAGGAACTGTTCACGCAGATGCGGATTGGCACCCGCCCCCCGCGCCGAGACTGGGAAGCGGCGCCGGACCCCCTGAAGGATTAG
- a CDS encoding ComEC/Rec2 family competence protein, producing the protein MSRRWATVAMLVPSYLVGAFLAPGPAVKPVHEERYARKTVDIVSLPQTTTDGYSFIGSSGAERFLVTTRQRWDVSWGDRVELSGWIAPLGEAAERRMTQQGISAQLKTSMEPEVAERGAYIWRLGLAVRSNFLAYSDRLLNSERSALLDAMCFNHRGDLDLDTSQAFQRSGLAHLMAASGSNILLISAALFWAGKWLPLPRWTVLCLISALLLLYVAAAGMTASVIRAYGMAVLYFLAYGFRREYDSLSALSLVFIVNVLLAPMTLFDVGFQISYACLFGLSLYPFDWQSASRWTFGQRVQAGVFLALSGWIFSSPLAAYHFHAVPLAGGVATLLAEIPYSLLVWVGMGGWVVSSVAFGFLNPVIAPIVGIALDFVAGLARVAASPSVWTSVAPFSVWWLVVIYGMALILWRPHWRPA; encoded by the coding sequence ATGAGCAGACGCTGGGCTACAGTCGCAATGCTCGTTCCTTCGTATCTTGTAGGCGCATTCCTTGCTCCGGGGCCGGCCGTGAAACCTGTCCATGAGGAGCGATACGCGCGCAAGACGGTCGACATCGTCTCGCTTCCGCAAACAACAACGGACGGCTACTCGTTCATTGGTAGCAGCGGTGCGGAGCGGTTCCTCGTCACAACACGGCAACGATGGGACGTCTCGTGGGGTGACCGAGTCGAACTGAGCGGGTGGATCGCGCCACTTGGGGAGGCCGCGGAGCGGCGGATGACTCAACAGGGCATCAGTGCGCAGCTCAAAACGAGCATGGAGCCCGAGGTCGCGGAACGGGGAGCGTACATCTGGCGGCTTGGGCTGGCCGTCCGGTCGAACTTCTTGGCCTACTCCGATCGGCTGTTGAACTCGGAGCGGTCGGCACTGCTCGACGCAATGTGCTTCAACCACCGAGGAGACCTCGACCTCGACACCAGCCAAGCGTTCCAGCGATCAGGCTTGGCGCACCTGATGGCTGCATCGGGATCGAACATCCTTTTGATTTCCGCGGCACTTTTCTGGGCTGGAAAGTGGCTTCCGTTGCCAAGATGGACGGTCCTTTGTCTCATCTCTGCGCTTTTATTGCTCTACGTGGCCGCAGCAGGAATGACTGCATCGGTCATACGAGCATATGGAATGGCGGTGCTCTACTTCCTGGCGTACGGTTTCCGTCGCGAATACGATAGCCTCAGCGCGCTGTCGCTGGTGTTCATTGTCAACGTCTTGCTTGCACCGATGACGCTCTTCGACGTAGGGTTTCAGATCTCGTACGCCTGCCTCTTCGGGCTGTCGCTATACCCGTTCGACTGGCAATCGGCGAGCCGTTGGACCTTTGGGCAGCGGGTCCAAGCCGGTGTTTTCCTCGCCCTCAGTGGATGGATCTTCTCGTCGCCGCTAGCCGCCTACCATTTCCATGCCGTGCCCTTGGCTGGAGGAGTGGCAACGCTGCTCGCCGAGATTCCGTATTCGCTGCTCGTGTGGGTCGGCATGGGGGGCTGGGTGGTCTCCAGCGTGGCGTTCGGGTTCCTCAATCCGGTGATCGCGCCGATCGTTGGGATCGCGCTCGACTTCGTGGCCGGATTGGCTCGTGTGGCGGCAAGCCCGTCTGTGTGGACTTCGGTGGCTCCTTTCTCAGTCTGGTGGTTGGTGGTGATCTATGGCATGGCGCTTATCCTTTGGCGGCCCCATTGGCGACCGGCTTAG
- a CDS encoding MBL fold metallo-hydrolase, with the protein MAWRLSFGGPIGDRLSILSALVLAGLLGQSVLRASPADSPDRIVFLQVGQGDCTVIQSGGTTVLVDSAARNDVLDAGESLAVPQLYDLGVRHIDAIILTHPDSDHVGGLISVSRHFAVGKVFVNEAFRQHPDMLRTLALSRITSDRVLWVSSQRTLTFNRASLRIVAPPGEQPDNDNDGSLLTWVTMGKSSALLMGDASANVEYDLVARGLVGPVDLLKLGHHGSGGSTSAEFLMRTQPKWGLVSCGRNNTYGHPNAGVLERLRAVHCRVWRTDRQGEVEFRPTAAGFALAP; encoded by the coding sequence ATGGCATGGCGCTTATCCTTTGGCGGCCCCATTGGCGACCGGCTTAGCATCCTAAGCGCGCTGGTTTTGGCGGGCCTTTTGGGCCAGAGTGTGCTGCGCGCAAGTCCCGCTGACTCTCCAGATCGCATCGTCTTCTTGCAGGTGGGCCAGGGCGATTGCACGGTCATTCAGAGTGGGGGGACGACGGTGCTGGTCGACTCGGCCGCGCGGAACGACGTCCTAGATGCGGGCGAATCGCTTGCGGTGCCGCAACTCTACGATCTGGGAGTACGCCACATCGACGCGATTATTCTCACCCATCCCGACTCGGACCACGTGGGGGGCCTCATCTCGGTGAGTCGGCACTTCGCAGTAGGGAAGGTCTTCGTGAACGAGGCTTTTCGCCAGCACCCGGACATGCTCCGCACGTTGGCGCTCTCTCGCATTACTTCCGATCGGGTTCTGTGGGTGTCCTCCCAGCGTACGCTCACCTTCAATCGCGCTTCGCTGAGGATCGTCGCGCCCCCGGGCGAGCAGCCAGACAACGACAATGACGGCTCGTTGCTCACATGGGTGACGATGGGAAAATCCTCGGCCCTGCTGATGGGCGACGCTTCGGCGAACGTGGAGTACGACCTCGTAGCGCGTGGGTTAGTTGGCCCGGTGGATCTCTTGAAGCTTGGCCACCACGGCAGCGGCGGATCCACATCTGCAGAGTTCTTGATGCGTACGCAGCCCAAATGGGGTCTGGTGAGCTGCGGACGCAACAATACCTACGGCCACCCCAATGCGGGCGTCCTGGAGCGTCTCAGGGCCGTACATTGCCGTGTTTGGCGGACGGACCGGCAGGGCGAAGTGGAGTTTCGCCCTACCGCCGCCGGATTTGCACTAGCGCCCTAG